The genomic window CAAACCCAGAGGACATGGCTAGAAGACTAGTGGCGCAGCATCAGGGTCCAGAGAGTTGGATTATCTCGCAGGTGAGACGGCTGGAGCGAGCCGGTCTCTTGTTTCTTGCCAGTATTGCCCCGGGTGTTGCAGAGAGACACATTGCCAACCTAGAGGCGGCAGCGCGAGCTGAGAGAGAACGTAGAGAGGCcgaagcggcggcggcggcggcggcagcagcagcggaagcagcagcagcacagGAGAATGAAAACAACGAAAACCAGGAGGAGGCATCAGCCCAAGGAGAAAATGCCGATACGGGAACGGGACAAGGTGGCGAACAGGCAGAGGGGCAGGGAGGTGATGAAATACGTGAAGAACGAGGAGTTCCGGAAAATAATGAGGCGAACGAACCAGTGGTTGAACAGCTTGTCGCGGTCTAGGTACCGGGCGTGTTCCGCTTtggtcttgggaggaggATATGGTAAAAGGGGAATGAATATGGATgaatgcgatgcgatgcgatgcgacgCGTAGGTAGGTATGGATGGATTCAAGCGAGATGATGTTGGTATGAGCGGAAAAGTTTAGCATGGGCAGCTTTGCCACGGCAAGCGTCGAAAGGATGGAAGGGTCAGGGAGTTGGGGGTGTTTCTCATCTTGGGGCAATATTCTTCAAGGGGTACagtattatttttattctTCTTCATTTGCAAGACGCTTTCCTCAGAAGGAAGCTGGGCGCAGGCCCTTGTATTGATTAACCAGAAGCGACGCAATCAGATGCGAGCTTTGCTTTGTTTGGGTTGATGGTCGAGCTGGGTTGAGTCGACTTATTAGTGCTCTCTGCGTGGCCATGTCCAGGGCGTATTTAGACAGTTACCAGCGGTGCATCTGCATCAACTCTTTGTTCAAGATCGAATACATGGTATTTTAGCTTGCTTCCATTGTCATTGTCATTGTCATGTCAACCCCTGTTCCTTGTTGAgagctgtcgtcgtcgtagttgttgctgctgcctcgAGGGGCGGCTTATCTTATCAGTAGACAAAGTGGCGGATGATATCAGAACGTGGCTGCGAGCTCCGTCTTTGCTCCGAGCTTCAACTTTCGTCATTcacctcgtcaacctcgtgTCAATTTGTCACGCAACAGGCAAGTTGAGCGACTGGGCCTATACTATCCCTTTCTTTTCGGCATATAGTTTCCTACAAAGGAATTTCTCATCAGAATCTGCCAGCGCTGGCTTGGAATTACTGGTCACCGCTAGGCCTGTCGCAATCATGAGTGGTGGATGGAACACCAGTCAGTACTTTCCTTGCCTCTTATGCTGAACCTTGCGCTAACTTGAACCTTGGCAGTTGAGTCCGATGCGGTACGGCATAGATATATCTCCTAGACGTGTGCTAGAGCTGACTGCAAGCTTCTAGGGCGTCTTCACCTCGCTCATCGAAAATCTCGGCGTCAAAGACGTTCAGTTCGAGGAACTCCTAACACTCGACCCCTCCGAGCTCCTCACCCTCCAGCCCGTCTACGGCGTCATCTTCCTGTTCAAGTATCCGACCGACCAGCCCTATGCGACACCCGAGGGCCCCCGCGACGGCTCCTTTGACCACTCGGCTTCAGAGAACATCTTTTTCGCCGCCCAGACGATCCAGAATGCGTGCGCCACGCAAGCGCTGCTGAGTGTGCTGCTCAACAAGACGGACGACGTCGAGATtggcgagaagctgggcGAGTTTAGAGAGTTTACTATGGTGCTGCCGCCCGAGTTCCGTGGTGAAGCTCTCAGTAACTCGGACCTTATTCGCGAGGTGCACAACAGCTTCGCCCGTAGCAGTCCCTTTGCCGATGAGACAGACAAGACgggcgccgaggccgaggacgcGTTCCACTTTATCGCCTATACGCCCATCAACGGCACCCTGTATGAACTGGACGGCCTTCAACCGGCTCCCATCTCGCACGGTGCCTGTACGTCGGACAACTTTGCCAGCCGCGTGGTCGAAGTGCTACAGCGCCGTATTGCCCGTTACGACGCTACTGAGATCCGcttcaacctccttgccATGTGTCGGGATCTGCGACAGCGCGCTCGTGACTttggcgacgaggagctgctggcaCGAGAAGAGCGCAAGCGGCGAGACTGGGCATTTGAGAATGCGCTGCGGAGGCACAACTTTGTGGGCTTTGCAGGCGAGGTTCTCAAGGGGGTTGTGCGAGGCAAGATCGCCGAGGGAGGTGACGAGGCTTGTGAGAAGTGGGTGAAGGAGAGtttggagagaagaaaagctgctgagcaagccttgagaggccgaggagggggaggtggCGATGGTGACGGTGATGTTGATATGGGAGTTTAAGTGATGGCAATGAGGATTAAGATACCATGTCTCGCGGCCGGTGAAGGGCAAGCTAGAGCTTTCTGATACCACttgtccatgatggatgTTTTAACGGCTGACGCGGTGCCTTTTAGACGCGAAGAAACAGGGAGTTGTATGGATCATGACACTTGAGCAAAGCATTCAACAAGGCGTACATGATTTTGATTTCTCATTTCTAAACCAGTTACATTACTACACGGCATCTATAAACCCCGCCAGTcgcctcatctcatctagCTCTCTCTGCCTCTCTGGTGTGCCGTCTGTCTCTCTATCTGAGTGGATTCTATTCCGTTGACATGACGACCCCTTCTTCCGAGCCGCTCAACAGCTTGTATATATCATCATTATGCAGAGTAAAATCTGCCTCTCGCAAAGCCAAAATGAGATGTAGTCTCCCCTGAAACGACTGCTTACATAGGTAGATGCGAAGGACATTCAAGCATGGAGCTAGTTCAACCAGTggccaggaggagaagcggGACGTCCAGCCTTGGTGACGGTCTCTTCCTTGCCCGAGGAGACGGCGGTCTCGGAGCTGCTGTGACCAGGACGGTCGATGTAGTCCATGGCAATGTCGGATCGGCTCTGACggtcgtcatcgtcgtcgtcatcgtcgtcactgTCATCATCGCTGACACGGCGGCGGATGGCGCGGACGAACCAGGGGGCACGGCCGGATCCCTTCCAGGTCCAGTACTCCTTGAGGTCGTACTCGCGGGGCTCGAGCTGGCCGCGGGAGAGGCAGACGACGAGGGCAatgaggccattgaggacGGTGTAGACAAAGACGCCGCTGAGAGTATTGTTAGCTGGGACCTGAGAGGGAGGATAGGGGGGAGCTTGCGCGATGAGACCGTAGGCGACGCTGTAGCTGAAGGGGATAAAGGTCATGACGACAAACGAGGGGAGGACGTCGCCGATGTATCGCCAGTTGATCTGGGTGATTTGACGGATCATCATGCAGCCGACCTGGGAAGAGTTAGC from Fusarium keratoplasticum isolate Fu6.1 chromosome 10, whole genome shotgun sequence includes these protein-coding regions:
- a CDS encoding Ubiquitin carboxyl-terminal hydrolase; translated protein: MSGGWNTIESDAGVFTSLIENLGVKDVQFEELLTLDPSELLTLQPVYGVIFLFKYPTDQPYATPEGPRDGSFDHSASENIFFAAQTIQNACATQALLSVLLNKTDDVEIGEKLGEFREFTMVLPPEFRGEALSNSDLIREVHNSFARSSPFADETDKTGAEAEDAFHFIAYTPINGTLYELDGLQPAPISHGACTSDNFASRVVEVLQRRIARYDATEIRFNLLAMCRDLRQRARDFGDEELLAREERKRRDWAFENALRRHNFVGFAGEVLKGVVRGKIAEGGDEACEKWVKESLERRKAAEQALRGRGGGGGDGDGDVDMGV